The following proteins are co-located in the Spirosoma montaniterrae genome:
- a CDS encoding SusD/RagB family nutrient-binding outer membrane lipoprotein, producing MKKIFLIGSFCAALLFATSCEQGFDQLNVNPNSPTALNPVLLLNNGILSSAYPGGDALVFEAGIVQQIISPNGTVLAGANFNVDNKPRNAANWNNYFQNANRHLVDVIEQTRTNANRSNLYHSARIWRANVMMILTDTYGDIPYTEAGLGYLEGIAFPKYDKQEAIYTDIIKELTEAAAGLDAAKTRETGEIMYQGDVVKWRRLAFSLMLRAGMRLSAVNPTLAQQIVQRAVTGGVMQSNADNAVIRHDANYTNSTGGTLNGSEANNYYLTKPFVDQLKNTNDPRLPAIAVRYVGATSGSQQTAARANRTVAVQIGMPMGFDNPTIPAQATRDGLASFYDYSQLDRTRMGKLASPNYFVTFAQTQLLLAEAVQRGWTTGSAATFYNAGVTAHMQQLAEYDAGSAVAAADITAYLTANPFVPARGLEQIGTQYWIASFLNFPETWANFRRANFPVLTPNPYSGKTIRGNFINRLSYPDAENSVNRTNLDAAIQSQGLRSIDDIDTPVWWDK from the coding sequence ATGAAAAAAATATTTTTAATCGGAAGTTTCTGCGCGGCTTTGTTGTTCGCTACAAGCTGCGAACAGGGGTTCGATCAACTGAATGTCAACCCCAACTCTCCTACGGCCCTCAACCCAGTACTGCTGCTGAACAACGGCATACTGAGCAGTGCCTATCCGGGGGGCGATGCGCTGGTTTTTGAAGCCGGCATTGTGCAGCAAATCATCTCGCCCAACGGCACTGTATTGGCAGGAGCCAATTTTAACGTCGATAACAAACCGCGCAACGCAGCTAACTGGAACAACTATTTCCAGAATGCAAACCGGCACTTAGTCGACGTAATCGAGCAAACGCGCACCAACGCCAATCGCTCGAACCTGTACCACTCGGCCCGAATCTGGCGCGCCAATGTTATGATGATTCTGACCGATACCTACGGCGACATTCCCTACACGGAAGCCGGGCTGGGGTATCTGGAAGGAATTGCGTTTCCTAAATACGACAAGCAGGAAGCCATCTACACCGACATCATCAAAGAGCTGACCGAAGCCGCAGCAGGGCTCGATGCCGCCAAGACCCGCGAAACCGGCGAGATTATGTATCAGGGCGACGTGGTAAAATGGCGTCGGCTGGCGTTCTCGCTTATGCTCCGCGCCGGTATGCGCCTTTCGGCGGTTAACCCCACACTGGCTCAGCAGATTGTGCAGCGGGCCGTAACGGGTGGTGTTATGCAGTCGAATGCCGACAACGCCGTAATTCGACACGACGCCAATTATACCAACTCGACGGGAGGTACACTGAACGGCTCGGAAGCCAACAATTACTACCTGACCAAGCCGTTTGTCGACCAGCTCAAAAACACCAACGACCCCCGTTTGCCCGCCATCGCCGTGCGTTATGTGGGAGCTACGTCGGGTTCGCAACAGACAGCCGCCCGCGCCAATCGCACGGTGGCTGTGCAAATTGGCATGCCGATGGGCTTCGATAACCCCACTATTCCGGCTCAGGCAACCCGCGACGGTCTGGCAAGCTTCTACGACTACTCGCAACTCGACCGCACGCGCATGGGCAAACTTGCTTCGCCGAACTACTTCGTCACGTTCGCCCAAACGCAATTGCTGTTGGCCGAAGCCGTCCAGCGTGGCTGGACCACGGGTAGCGCAGCTACGTTCTACAACGCAGGCGTAACGGCTCATATGCAGCAACTGGCTGAGTATGACGCGGGTTCGGCGGTAGCGGCTGCCGACATCACGGCCTATCTGACGGCAAATCCCTTTGTACCGGCTCGCGGTCTGGAACAGATTGGTACGCAGTACTGGATTGCTTCGTTCCTGAATTTCCCCGAAACCTGGGCGAACTTCCGCCGGGCGAACTTCCCCGTTCTGACGCCAAACCCGTACTCCGGTAAAACCATTCGGGGTAATTTCATCAACCGCCTATCGTATCCCGATGCCGAAAATTCGGTGAACCGCACGAATCTCGACGCAGCTATTCAAAGTCAGGGACTGCGGAGCATCGATGATATCGACACGCCGGTTTGGTGGGATAAGTAG
- a CDS encoding SusC/RagA family TonB-linked outer membrane protein, with product MKHNLHKLVWSIGMLLSAVFLMVNTAHAQDRRVTGRVLSGKDQQPVPGTSILVKNSQVGTTTDADGNFSLNVTPNATLVFSAIGFAGQEIKVGNQSQINVTLRETDQNLDEVVVTALGIKKETKTLGYATATLGSDQINVNRQPNFMNALQGKMAGVQISGLGTGPASTSKIRIRGQSSFSGQNSPLIVVNGVPIDNTNFSINSGNNGSDASVGNRGFNNSDGGDGLSSINPDDIEQMTVLKGATAAALYGSRAKDGVIMITTKTKGTSAGIGVTYNSNMTIEQPLDFTDYQYEYGQGENGVRPTTPNPTSGVWSWGERFQPGMTQVLFGGVTVPYEPVRNRIRQFYRNGLNWTNTIQLSTSGEKGGMTISASNLDSKGITPNNTFKRQSINFGFNYNVVPKLNVSGTINYSYEDNRNPPQIAQQDFTIPTVLYTMANSMPFDVMEANRYDADGNEFVWSRFRNRTNPYFTLSDKFEKIQRDRVFGNVALRYNFTDWLYVQGRIGQDYWSRNQNYNFPTGSAAQAPAPAGFANGWVVQETRRSREVNADFLIGANRNIGKIGVDVLLGGNQLYRYGDNNSVFAQDFVVRGLYTPQNARIKDPTYNFSERKVNSLYAQVGLSYNDYLFLNATARNDWFSTLAPGNRSILYPSVTGSFVFSQAFNNAMPDWITFGKLRAAYAEVGSDTDVPPYANGLFYGVNANLFQGQPVGFISGNRVPNTDLKPMRVAETEFGLEMKFLNNRIGFDVAYYNKITSDQIVAAQISTGSGYFDQLINSGQSQSRGIELLLTGSPARGANFSWDISFNAAYNETKLLRLLTDDDGTPEKDYDKNGQPAQIVTGGGVFIGELRQVVGRPLGQIYSFPLLRNAQGQLIHTASGLPQRGPQQISFGSALPRWFGGVTNTFNYKGINLSFLIDYRLGNQMISGTNRNAIRHGLHQMTLVGRDSPNYLMTGAGVGPNGEPNTARVNAQIYYETMVANSTGEAVVYNGGFIKLRQVSLGYDFTRFLPKTMFIKGLRLSAVSNNVLLLKKWVDNIDPEQFGFSSDNVVGLEATGVPTTRSIGFNLNARF from the coding sequence ATGAAGCACAATCTACACAAACTGGTGTGGTCAATCGGTATGCTGCTGTCGGCGGTATTTCTGATGGTAAACACTGCACACGCGCAAGACCGGCGGGTGACGGGGCGCGTACTGTCCGGGAAAGATCAGCAACCTGTTCCGGGAACAAGTATTTTAGTGAAAAATTCGCAGGTAGGAACAACCACCGATGCCGACGGAAACTTCAGTTTAAATGTGACACCCAACGCCACGCTCGTTTTCAGTGCCATTGGATTTGCCGGACAGGAGATAAAAGTCGGCAATCAGTCGCAGATTAACGTAACGCTGCGGGAAACCGATCAGAACTTAGACGAGGTGGTTGTAACGGCTCTGGGTATCAAGAAAGAGACCAAAACGCTTGGCTATGCCACAGCTACGCTGGGGTCCGATCAGATTAACGTAAACCGCCAGCCCAACTTCATGAACGCCCTGCAAGGTAAAATGGCGGGGGTTCAGATTTCAGGTCTCGGCACCGGGCCTGCCTCTACGAGTAAAATCAGGATTCGGGGGCAGTCGTCGTTTTCGGGGCAGAATAGCCCGCTTATCGTTGTTAACGGCGTACCTATCGACAACACAAACTTCAGCATCAACTCTGGTAATAATGGTTCTGACGCGTCGGTGGGCAACCGGGGCTTCAACAACTCCGACGGGGGCGATGGTCTGAGCAGTATCAACCCCGACGACATCGAGCAAATGACCGTGTTGAAGGGCGCAACGGCAGCGGCTCTGTATGGGTCACGGGCCAAAGATGGCGTTATTATGATAACGACCAAGACCAAAGGCACCAGCGCGGGCATTGGTGTGACCTATAACAGCAACATGACTATTGAGCAGCCGCTCGATTTTACAGACTATCAGTATGAATACGGGCAGGGCGAAAACGGCGTTCGGCCCACTACGCCCAACCCTACATCGGGCGTCTGGAGCTGGGGCGAGCGGTTTCAGCCGGGCATGACGCAAGTGCTGTTCGGGGGTGTTACGGTGCCGTATGAGCCTGTGCGCAACCGGATTCGGCAGTTTTATCGGAACGGCCTCAACTGGACCAATACCATTCAGTTGTCGACGTCGGGCGAGAAAGGCGGCATGACCATTTCGGCCTCTAACCTCGACTCGAAAGGCATTACCCCCAACAATACGTTCAAGCGGCAGAGCATCAACTTCGGGTTCAACTATAACGTAGTGCCCAAACTGAACGTCTCGGGAACGATCAATTACTCGTATGAAGACAACCGGAATCCGCCCCAGATTGCCCAGCAGGATTTTACGATTCCAACGGTGCTGTACACGATGGCTAACTCGATGCCATTCGACGTGATGGAAGCCAATAGATACGACGCCGATGGGAACGAGTTTGTCTGGTCGCGCTTCCGCAACCGTACAAACCCCTACTTTACATTGAGCGACAAGTTTGAGAAAATACAGCGCGACCGCGTTTTCGGGAATGTAGCCCTGCGTTACAATTTCACCGATTGGCTGTATGTACAGGGCCGGATTGGACAGGACTATTGGTCAAGAAATCAGAACTATAACTTTCCAACGGGTTCGGCAGCACAAGCCCCGGCACCGGCTGGCTTTGCGAATGGATGGGTGGTTCAGGAGACGCGCCGTTCGCGCGAAGTTAACGCCGACTTTCTCATAGGAGCTAACCGCAACATTGGTAAAATAGGCGTTGATGTGTTGCTGGGTGGCAACCAGTTGTATCGATACGGCGATAACAACAGCGTGTTTGCCCAGGATTTTGTGGTGCGCGGCCTTTATACACCCCAAAACGCTCGTATCAAAGACCCAACCTACAACTTCAGCGAACGGAAAGTTAACTCGCTCTATGCTCAGGTAGGTTTGTCGTATAACGATTATCTGTTCCTGAACGCTACGGCCCGCAACGACTGGTTCTCGACGCTGGCACCCGGCAACCGCAGTATTCTATACCCGTCGGTAACAGGCAGTTTTGTGTTCTCGCAAGCTTTCAACAATGCCATGCCCGACTGGATTACGTTCGGTAAGCTGCGGGCAGCCTATGCCGAAGTGGGTAGCGATACCGACGTGCCACCCTACGCCAACGGGCTTTTCTACGGCGTAAATGCCAACCTGTTTCAGGGACAACCCGTTGGTTTCATTTCAGGGAATCGCGTACCCAACACCGACCTGAAGCCCATGCGCGTTGCCGAAACCGAGTTCGGTCTGGAGATGAAGTTCCTCAACAACCGAATTGGTTTCGACGTTGCGTATTACAACAAAATCACGAGCGACCAGATTGTGGCGGCTCAGATTTCGACCGGGTCGGGTTATTTCGATCAGCTTATCAACAGCGGCCAAAGCCAGAGCCGGGGTATTGAATTGTTGCTGACCGGTTCGCCCGCACGCGGTGCCAACTTTAGCTGGGATATCAGTTTCAACGCAGCCTACAACGAAACCAAACTCCTGCGTCTGCTAACCGACGACGATGGCACGCCCGAAAAAGACTATGACAAAAACGGTCAACCCGCTCAGATCGTTACGGGGGGCGGGGTGTTCATTGGCGAACTGCGGCAAGTTGTGGGTCGGCCACTTGGTCAGATTTACAGCTTTCCGCTGCTACGCAATGCACAGGGGCAACTTATCCACACCGCTTCTGGCCTGCCCCAGCGTGGACCGCAACAGATCTCGTTTGGCTCGGCTCTGCCCAGGTGGTTTGGCGGTGTTACCAACACGTTCAACTACAAAGGCATCAATCTCTCGTTCCTGATCGACTATCGCTTAGGCAACCAAATGATTTCGGGTACAAACCGGAACGCCATCCGCCACGGGCTGCACCAGATGACGCTCGTTGGGCGCGACAGTCCCAACTACCTGATGACCGGTGCCGGCGTTGGCCCGAACGGTGAACCCAACACCGCCCGCGTAAATGCCCAAATTTACTACGAAACTATGGTGGCAAACAGCACGGGCGAAGCCGTCGTGTATAACGGCGGGTTCATTAAACTCCGTCAGGTGTCGCTCGGCTACGATTTCACACGCTTCCTGCCCAAAACGATGTTCATCAAAGGATTGCGCCTAAGTGCGGTGAGCAATAACGTGCTGCTGCTGAAAAAATGGGTCGACAATATTGATCCCGAACAGTTCGGTTTCTCATCCGACAACGTAGTAGGCCTCGAAGCCACTGGCGTACCCACAACCCGTAGCATTGGTTTTAACCTGAACGCAAGATTTTAA
- a CDS encoding c-type cytochrome encodes MKKILTTLFAVATMLSARAQESPKEEDFFKILKVTAPEGTLLEVGGLTVLPNGDLGVATRRGDVWIVENPTSRKPYFRKFASGLHEILGLTYKDGALYCAQRGELTKLVDTDKNGKADLFETVYAWPLSGHYHEYSFGPKIAPDGQFFVTGNVAFGDEEWWRGESRVPWRGWTMKISETGQMQPWATGMRSPAGLGIYEGELFYADNQGDWMGSGGVVHVRKGSFVGHPAGLRWTGAPNSPVKLTTEQLYAKVDPRQRRDENGRAIKPENVVNETPNVLYALKEQFPNVDIQTPAVWLPHGILGISNSEILEIPQGTFGPFAGQLLVGDQGMSKISRVFMEKVNGEYQGGAIELRSGFRSGVLRMAWGKDGSLFVGETNRGWGSAGDANEGLQRLVWNGSVPFEMRTVKAMPDGFEVEFTKPVDRKSAEDLASYRVESFIYKYHPVYGSPTINKEAMTLKGVKVSPDGLKARLVVDGLKKYYIHQLTLDGVRGQEGSYSLIHPIAYYTLNNIPDGQKLAVSELSTTNTAAAPAPAAAAPTAPAGKKGVPAKGAKSAATGESTRGAKPKLVEGQAVTMAKAPTYDEVKGLLARHTCLACHQTNKRQVGPAYADVAKRKYTNDQIVELIYNPKPQNWPDYATEMPPMPQVPKADALKIAAWINSLAPVAGSNSKGAPKP; translated from the coding sequence ATGAAAAAGATACTAACAACCCTCTTTGCCGTGGCAACCATGCTGTCGGCGCGGGCGCAGGAATCGCCCAAAGAGGAAGATTTCTTTAAGATTCTGAAAGTGACTGCTCCCGAAGGTACGCTGCTCGAAGTGGGCGGCCTGACGGTGCTGCCCAACGGTGACCTGGGTGTAGCAACGCGCCGGGGCGACGTCTGGATTGTGGAGAATCCGACCAGCCGCAAACCGTATTTCCGCAAGTTCGCGTCGGGGCTGCACGAGATTCTGGGCCTGACCTATAAAGACGGTGCGCTGTATTGCGCTCAGCGCGGAGAGCTAACCAAATTGGTCGATACCGACAAAAATGGCAAAGCCGATCTGTTCGAGACGGTATATGCGTGGCCGTTGTCGGGGCATTACCACGAATACAGTTTCGGCCCGAAAATTGCGCCCGACGGTCAGTTTTTCGTGACGGGCAATGTAGCCTTCGGTGACGAGGAATGGTGGCGGGGCGAAAGCCGGGTGCCCTGGCGCGGCTGGACGATGAAAATCAGCGAAACGGGGCAGATGCAGCCCTGGGCAACCGGTATGCGTTCGCCCGCTGGTCTGGGTATTTACGAAGGCGAACTGTTCTACGCCGATAATCAGGGTGACTGGATGGGATCGGGGGGCGTGGTTCACGTCAGAAAAGGGTCGTTTGTGGGCCACCCCGCAGGTTTGCGCTGGACGGGTGCGCCCAATTCGCCGGTGAAACTCACAACCGAACAGCTTTACGCCAAAGTAGACCCGCGCCAGCGTCGCGACGAAAACGGGCGGGCCATTAAACCCGAAAACGTAGTCAACGAAACCCCGAACGTGCTATATGCCCTGAAAGAGCAGTTTCCGAACGTCGATATTCAGACGCCCGCCGTTTGGTTGCCGCATGGTATTCTGGGTATCTCGAACTCTGAAATTCTCGAAATTCCGCAAGGCACGTTTGGCCCTTTTGCCGGGCAGTTGCTCGTGGGCGATCAGGGCATGAGCAAGATTTCGCGGGTGTTCATGGAAAAGGTAAACGGCGAGTATCAGGGCGGAGCCATCGAACTCCGCAGCGGATTCCGGTCGGGTGTGCTGCGCATGGCGTGGGGCAAAGATGGGTCGCTGTTTGTGGGCGAAACCAACCGGGGCTGGGGTTCGGCGGGCGACGCCAACGAAGGCTTGCAGCGGCTCGTCTGGAACGGCTCGGTGCCGTTTGAGATGCGTACCGTAAAGGCCATGCCCGACGGCTTCGAGGTAGAGTTTACGAAACCCGTCGACCGCAAATCGGCAGAAGATCTGGCATCGTACCGGGTCGAAAGTTTTATCTACAAATACCACCCCGTGTATGGCAGCCCAACCATCAACAAAGAAGCAATGACGCTGAAAGGCGTGAAAGTTTCGCCCGATGGCCTGAAAGCACGGTTGGTAGTCGATGGTCTGAAGAAATATTACATTCATCAGCTAACGCTCGATGGCGTTCGGGGGCAGGAGGGTTCATATTCGCTCATTCACCCGATTGCCTATTACACGCTCAACAACATTCCCGACGGGCAGAAACTGGCCGTTAGCGAATTGAGTACAACCAACACGGCGGCTGCACCGGCTCCGGCGGCAGCGGCTCCTACGGCTCCGGCGGGGAAGAAGGGCGTTCCGGCCAAAGGCGCGAAATCGGCAGCAACCGGCGAATCTACGCGGGGAGCAAAGCCGAAATTAGTTGAAGGCCAGGCTGTAACAATGGCGAAAGCACCAACCTATGATGAGGTGAAAGGCTTGCTGGCCCGGCATACGTGCCTGGCCTGCCACCAGACCAACAAGCGGCAGGTTGGCCCGGCCTACGCCGACGTTGCGAAGCGGAAGTACACCAACGACCAGATTGTGGAGCTGATCTATAATCCCAAACCGCAAAACTGGCCCGACTATGCAACCGAGATGCCGCCCATGCCGCAGGTTCCCAAAGCCGACGCGCTGAAAATTGCCGCCTGGATCAATTCGCTGGCTCCGGTGGCGGGTAGCAACTCGAAAGGTGCGCCAAAACCGTGA
- a CDS encoding 3-keto-disaccharide hydrolase, which yields MKNISGSLRFGGLPGIGWLLGVGMAFAQPAPTPGIPLAINDLSAFKSPASNWRIAGNARADLAKANTIAADKGTGVLVNVPVPPKGGQTQYGQQFNLLTNLEHGDIDLELDYMMAKGSNSGVYLQGRYEVQLFDSWDVKSPRVVDNGSIYERWDDKRPDGQKGYEGHPARQNASRAPGLWQHLKISFQAPRFNAQGQKTENARMIRVELNGVTIHEDVELTGPTRAAAFEDEKASGPLMLQGDHGAVAFRNIRYVNYDKPRPELLNLKYAIYKGKYEKEPEYDKTAPESEGPTTVLSSSVSKIPNEFLIRYTGTLRVAEPGEYRFNLGVPGGGGLLKINNQQVIAPGEWNATGKTTLPKGDLPFELLYAKFVDWVQPGLGLAVAGPGVREFVISDKNGGEGETVDPILVETPTNTLLRSFMDLPGVSDAKGKTIRVTHGISVGSPTQVHYTYDLDKGAIVQVWRGQFLDATPMWHDRGDGSSRPMGMVQRMGTPLLFLTRLASPLTNWLADTTGSGFRPRGYVLDSEDRPTFRYESHGASVEDKIRVLNEGQGLQREVTIANAPADLYARLASGVTINAMENGMYLIDGEQYVRVDDLGGAKPTVRTVGNRQELIVPVKGKVVYSILF from the coding sequence ATGAAAAACATTTCTGGCTCCCTTCGTTTCGGCGGGTTGCCCGGCATCGGTTGGCTACTCGGTGTCGGCATGGCGTTTGCTCAACCCGCCCCAACGCCAGGTATCCCCCTCGCAATCAATGACTTGAGCGCGTTTAAATCGCCCGCGTCGAACTGGCGCATTGCTGGCAACGCCCGCGCCGATCTCGCCAAAGCCAATACAATCGCTGCCGATAAAGGTACAGGTGTGCTGGTAAACGTGCCGGTTCCGCCAAAAGGCGGGCAAACGCAGTACGGTCAGCAGTTTAACCTGCTCACCAATCTCGAACATGGTGATATTGACCTCGAACTCGACTACATGATGGCGAAAGGGTCGAACTCCGGCGTGTATTTGCAAGGCCGCTATGAGGTGCAACTGTTCGATAGCTGGGACGTGAAAAGCCCGCGCGTCGTTGACAATGGCTCGATCTACGAACGCTGGGACGACAAACGACCCGACGGGCAGAAAGGCTACGAAGGCCACCCGGCCCGGCAAAATGCCAGCCGTGCGCCGGGGCTGTGGCAGCACTTGAAAATCTCGTTTCAGGCTCCGCGTTTCAACGCACAGGGGCAGAAAACCGAAAACGCCCGCATGATTCGGGTCGAACTGAACGGCGTTACCATTCATGAAGACGTTGAACTGACCGGCCCTACCCGCGCAGCCGCGTTTGAGGACGAAAAAGCAAGCGGCCCGCTGATGCTCCAGGGCGATCACGGAGCCGTGGCTTTCCGTAATATCCGGTACGTCAACTACGACAAACCCCGGCCCGAACTGTTGAATCTGAAATACGCCATCTACAAAGGCAAGTATGAAAAAGAACCCGAATATGACAAAACTGCGCCCGAATCCGAAGGCCCAACTACGGTGCTGTCGTCGTCGGTCAGCAAGATTCCGAACGAGTTTTTGATTCGATATACGGGTACGCTTCGGGTGGCCGAGCCGGGCGAATACCGCTTCAACCTCGGTGTGCCGGGGGGCGGTGGTCTGCTCAAGATCAATAATCAGCAGGTGATTGCGCCCGGCGAGTGGAACGCTACCGGCAAAACTACGCTACCCAAAGGCGACCTGCCGTTTGAATTGCTCTATGCAAAATTCGTCGATTGGGTGCAGCCGGGACTGGGTTTGGCCGTTGCAGGACCGGGCGTTCGTGAGTTTGTTATCAGCGATAAAAACGGGGGCGAAGGCGAAACCGTTGACCCAATTCTGGTAGAAACGCCGACCAACACCCTGCTGAGGTCGTTCATGGATTTGCCGGGCGTAAGCGATGCCAAAGGTAAAACCATCCGTGTCACACACGGTATTTCGGTAGGCAGCCCCACCCAGGTGCATTACACGTATGACCTCGACAAAGGGGCCATTGTGCAGGTCTGGCGGGGGCAGTTTTTAGATGCCACGCCCATGTGGCACGACCGGGGCGATGGCTCCTCGCGCCCGATGGGTATGGTGCAGCGCATGGGCACACCCCTGCTGTTTCTGACCAGATTAGCATCGCCCCTAACCAACTGGCTGGCCGATACTACCGGCTCCGGTTTCCGGCCCAGAGGCTATGTGCTCGACAGCGAAGACCGACCTACATTCCGATATGAAAGCCACGGCGCATCGGTCGAAGATAAAATCCGGGTGCTGAACGAGGGGCAGGGCCTCCAGCGCGAAGTGACCATTGCCAATGCCCCGGCTGACCTCTACGCCCGGCTTGCCAGCGGTGTTACCATCAACGCGATGGAAAACGGCATGTATCTGATCGATGGTGAGCAGTATGTTCGTGTCGATGACCTCGGCGGAGCCAAACCAACCGTGCGCACGGTTGGCAATCGGCAGGAATTGATCGTGCCAGTGAAAGGGAAAGTAGTTTACTCAATTTTGTTTTAA
- a CDS encoding 3-keto-disaccharide hydrolase, with protein MKAVSLSIAAGMVLTGLAVPALAQVEPTKQTPQSTEIWEPAVPVVTPGLYSANTAGTTPPSDAVVLFDGKNADAWVANKGYNPTNSTEPLKWPVRDGVLYSSTTSSAKTKQEFGDMQLHIEFQTPTKVEGNGQARGNSGIFLQGRYELQVLDNYNNPTYVNGMVGSIYKQAIPLVNPSRKPGEWQSYDIIYIAPRFNKAGLMLEPAYVTVLLNGVLVQNRAAIRGTTEYIGYPRVQAHGKGPLILQDHGNPVGFRNIWVREL; from the coding sequence ATGAAAGCTGTTTCTTTATCGATTGCTGCCGGTATGGTACTAACCGGCCTTGCCGTACCCGCACTGGCTCAGGTCGAACCCACTAAGCAAACCCCCCAGTCTACTGAAATCTGGGAACCGGCTGTGCCTGTTGTTACGCCCGGCCTGTATTCGGCCAACACCGCAGGCACCACGCCCCCCTCCGACGCTGTTGTGCTCTTCGACGGTAAAAACGCCGATGCCTGGGTAGCCAACAAAGGCTACAACCCCACCAACAGCACCGAACCGCTGAAATGGCCCGTGCGCGATGGCGTACTGTATTCATCGACCACGTCGTCGGCAAAAACCAAGCAGGAGTTTGGCGATATGCAGTTGCACATTGAGTTTCAGACACCCACAAAAGTAGAAGGCAACGGTCAGGCGCGGGGCAATAGCGGCATCTTTCTGCAGGGCCGCTACGAGTTGCAGGTATTAGACAATTACAACAACCCGACCTACGTAAACGGCATGGTAGGTTCGATTTACAAGCAGGCCATTCCGCTCGTAAACCCCAGCCGCAAACCCGGCGAGTGGCAGAGCTACGACATCATTTACATTGCCCCACGCTTCAACAAGGCCGGGCTGATGCTCGAACCCGCCTACGTAACCGTGCTGCTCAATGGCGTATTAGTGCAGAACCGTGCGGCTATCCGGGGCACAACCGAGTACATCGGCTATCCACGCGTACAGGCCCACGGCAAAGGCCCGCTCATTTTGCAGGATCACGGCAACCCCGTTGGCTTCCGCAACATCTGGGTGCGGGAGTTATAG
- a CDS encoding BrnT family toxin, translating to MLFQWDAGNIRHIVNDHPERDNTITEVESLFEDPYFRPLPDRVDRYNGEQQFSGVAIGNEGIEKHVVYVIRNGQIRPITCRRATRKQREQYHVILNKIKQQNEKDGQSH from the coding sequence ATGCTATTTCAATGGGATGCTGGCAACATACGCCATATCGTCAACGATCATCCGGAACGAGATAATACAATTACCGAAGTTGAGAGTTTATTTGAAGACCCCTATTTCCGACCATTACCAGACCGCGTAGACCGCTATAACGGTGAACAGCAATTTAGTGGAGTTGCCATCGGAAACGAAGGTATTGAAAAACATGTTGTATATGTAATCAGAAATGGCCAAATTCGCCCAATAACCTGTCGAAGAGCCACACGCAAACAGCGAGAACAATACCATGTCATCCTTAATAAAATCAAGCAGCAAAACGAAAAAGACGGTCAAAGTCATTAA
- a CDS encoding SixA phosphatase family protein — protein MRQLISLCLLLVVFLTSCSTTTVYIVRHAEKVDETDSTDLSVAGQQRAVALADTLASRGIDSIFTTPYRRTRQTAEPLAGRLGLRIATYPSAPASAIMNRVGRIRNKTLLVVGHSNTILDVAKGLGTRPTLPKIESGDFDNLFVVRIRRGPFSKSVDLSEKTYGQPTRP, from the coding sequence ATGCGCCAACTTATCTCACTATGCTTACTGCTCGTTGTGTTTCTCACATCCTGCTCAACCACAACCGTTTACATCGTGCGCCATGCCGAGAAAGTAGACGAAACCGATTCAACTGACCTGAGTGTGGCTGGGCAACAGCGGGCCGTAGCCCTGGCCGATACACTCGCCAGTCGGGGTATTGACTCTATTTTTACAACGCCTTACCGACGCACCCGCCAAACCGCCGAACCGCTGGCCGGGCGGCTGGGACTGCGCATCGCTACCTACCCATCGGCACCAGCCTCGGCGATTATGAACCGGGTTGGGCGTATCCGCAACAAAACCCTGCTGGTGGTGGGACACAGCAACACTATTCTTGACGTTGCTAAAGGGTTGGGCACCCGACCTACGCTGCCCAAAATTGAGTCGGGCGACTTCGACAATTTATTCGTGGTGCGCATCCGGCGTGGGCCGTTCAGTAAAAGCGTTGACCTTTCAGAAAAAACCTACGGCCAACCCACCCGGCCATAG
- a CDS encoding FAD-binding oxidoreductase → MYRLTVLFLGLFFLSGVVSGSAQGIKAVEKTQATPPVSARPIQAQKSTVAMPNTYKKRQVMVGNGGGVTGGSVTYYLLEDGRLYGKRSRDKGYTFIGQQKPLATKRVFETVESKCSIAKTKFDKPGNMYQFVGWQNDKKRYQVTWAKGDSTVPANYPKFHKAFMNMIPVASRLK, encoded by the coding sequence ATGTATCGGCTCACTGTGCTTTTTTTAGGTTTGTTTTTCTTGTCCGGCGTAGTATCTGGCAGCGCGCAGGGAATTAAAGCTGTTGAAAAAACGCAGGCTACCCCGCCCGTTTCGGCAAGGCCCATACAGGCGCAGAAATCGACAGTGGCAATGCCCAATACCTACAAAAAGCGGCAGGTTATGGTGGGTAATGGCGGGGGCGTTACGGGGGGTTCGGTAACGTACTATCTTTTGGAAGATGGCAGACTGTATGGCAAGCGCAGCCGCGACAAAGGCTACACCTTTATTGGGCAGCAGAAGCCGCTGGCAACAAAACGGGTGTTTGAAACCGTAGAAAGCAAGTGTAGCATCGCTAAAACGAAATTCGACAAACCGGGTAATATGTATCAGTTTGTAGGCTGGCAGAACGATAAAAAACGCTACCAGGTCACCTGGGCCAAAGGCGATTCGACCGTGCCGGCCAATTACCCGAAGTTTCACAAGGCGTTTATGAATATGATTCCGGTGGCATCCCGACTGAAGTGA